The following DNA comes from bacterium.
GGCTTTCCGGATCGGAAGGGCGTGTATCGAAGCCGGTTTTACTGGTTCGATAAAATGTGCAAGGTGGTACTTGATTATTTGACATTGTTTGACTATATTTGTCTATTGCCGTCCCATAGGAATTCCACTTGAGATGGCACTTTGACAGTGTTGGGTCCATCAGGGCCCTGGTCGCAGGCCCGTGTCACGGGGGAGGAGATTTCGAGTCCCTTTTGGCCTGGCGATGAGACAAGGTGACGAAGGTAGGGGCGCCATCCCCAGAGTCCAGAAAGGGCGGAATCATGGTAAACATTTATGTCGGCAATCTGTCGTACACGGTAACGGACGACGATCTGAAGGTGCTGTTTGAATCGCACGGCGCGGTGGACCGGGCCAGTGTCATCACCGATCGGATGACGGGCCGTTCCAAGGGTTTCGGCTTCGTCGAGATGTCGAACGATGCGGAAGCACAGGCGGCGATCACCAAGCTGAACGAGACCGAGCTACAAGGCCGGAACATTCTGGTCAACATAGCGCGGCCGCAAGGCGAGCGTCCCCGTCGGCCGGAACGTCGTCAGCGCTGGTAGGCGTCAGGATTGACGAGAAATGGACAGCCGTCCGGCGTTTGCCGGACGGCTGATCTTTTTCGGGGGACGAGAGCCTGTCCCCAATATATCGGAGGGGAAATCTCTCAACTATCGCGGCGGCGAATTCTCCCATTCGCCCCGTTCGAGAAGATAGAGAGCTCTGGGTGGGTGTGATAGCCACTGCGGTGACGGCTACAACTCAGAAGATGAACAGGAGGAGCCATGCGACAGCTTTTGGCGATTGTGCTCTTGCTGGTCTGTGCAGGAGTAAGTTTCAGCCAGCTCTCCGGGCCGCTGAGCGGGACGTTGGGGCCGGGATGGTACACGGTTATCGGTGACATCCAAGTGGATACCAGCGCGGCCTTAACGATTTTGGCTCCCACTACTCTGGATTTCCAGGACACGTTCTCCTTCAAGGTCTACGGCGTGCTTACGGCTGGGAGTCAGTCGGGAGGCAACGTCCTCTTCACGACCAGCAGAACGGCCCCGAATCGGTGGCGGGGTCTGCGATTTCTCGGACCGGCCAGTACGCCCAGCCAACTTACCTACTGCATCATTGAGAACGGCTGGGCTACGGGTCCCACGCTTGCAGATCAGTGCGGGGGCGGAGTCTATATCTACCAGTCCTCGCCCACATTTTTGTACTGCTCGATGCACAACAACTACGCAGATGCTTGTGGCGGCGGTGTGTATTCGGAGTACTCGCGTGCTGTCTTCGACACGTGCTCGATCACCTGGAACACGGCCTTCAGCTCGCATCCGGCAAACTTCTGGGGCGGGGGGGGCGTGCTGTGCGTCTACGGGGCGGAGCGATTCACGTTCTGCATCATTACCAACAACGTGACCATCATGGGGAACGGCGGCGGGGCGTGGATCGAACGCGACTCGGCTCTTTTCAACGATTGCGAAATCAGCTTCAACTCGGCGCTGTCATTGGATGGCGGGGGCGTGTATTGCTTCTGGTACGCCGTTCCCACGTTCACCAATTGCGGCATCAGCGCCGATACGGCCATGCGGGACGGAGGCGGCACTTGGTGCGATAACACCAGTTCTCCGACCTACAACTTCTGCACACTGAGCGACAACGTCGCAGGCGGGTCGGGCGGGGGAGCCTTCTGCCAGGACTCGCCGCCGCCGATGGGACCCGCATACAACAGCTGCATCGTCGCGTACTCGATGGGCGAAGGGATCTACTTCCTGAACAGTTCGGGGAGCGCCATTTCGTACGGCGATTTCTTTGGAAACAGCGCAGGTGACTTCGGGGGGGCGGTGCCGCCCGGTCTGAACATCATCTCCGGTGTGAACGCCAATGGCGATCCATGCGATGCGTTCACGAACATTTTCGGTGATCCATCGTTTGTGTACCGGCCCTACGACCTGCATCTTCAGACCGCGAGTCGGTGCATCGCCGCCGCCGATCCGCTTCTTCCGGTATTCACAGACTTCGAGAGCGATGTCCGGCCAAATCCGCCGGGTTCCAGTCCGGACATCGGGATGGATGAGAATCCCCTGGGGGTTCCCGGCGGAGCCCTGGGTCCCATCACCGACTTGGTGATCCGGCCTGACTTCCCGGGCACGGGGAACGTGATTCTGTACTGGTCGCCCGTCGCGGGAGCAACTTTTTATACCGTCTATGGGAAGACAACGCCGGGGGCCACGGGAACTCCGCTGGCCTCGGGAGTGACTGGCTCCGCCTGGATGGATAACAACACCTCCAGCCGTCCTTCACCCTATTTCTACTACGTCACGGTGGTCTCACCGTAAACAGATTGGGGGGCAATACGACGACTACCAAACTGAATGAGTTGGAGGAAAGCGCATTCAACCGATATCCCGAGAGCAACTGAAGGGCGCACCGATGTGCGCCCTTCTTGTTGAGTAGGAAGCGGCACCCCGAAGGGTGCCGCTTGTGTTTGCGGGATGTTCGTACCGTAAGACGGAAGGATGAATTGCTTCCGTTCCAGCCGGATTGCGCACGCTGTGGGCAGTAGTGCGGTTTGTGACTCTGTGCTTAACCCGGCTCGGCGAGAGGTCTAAAATTCCGGCAGGGCACAGTCCCGGCTCGGCGAGCCAGCCATCACTCGTGCGGCATTAGTTCTTCTGCATCTGCGGCCGATGCGAGTGGACTGCATCGCGGCGCGGCGGGAGGAAGTTCACCGAAGAGCCGGTGATCTGGAAGCGGGTGACTTCCATCATGTACTCATCGGCGGGAATCGTTCCGCCGAAGGTGCGGGTGACTCCACCGACCACCGTGCGCACGTTGAACGGCAGCGATTGGACTTCCTCGATGCCGCAGATAGACCACCAGTCCACGGCCACAATGTATTCCCCCGCGGGCGGAGTGGCGGTCCAGTAGATGTTCTCCGGCCGGCCGTTTTCGTAGTTTGAGCACTTGTTGTCGCGATCCAGCTCTCCGCCCGAAACGGTCGTGATGTTGGACCAGCCGCACCATTCGCTGTCGGGGTCCATCACCCACAGATCGAGATCCACGCCGGGAAGCGGATAGTACCACGTGAGCGTCACCTGAATATCGCCGGTGCCGACGGAAGTCGTCGGAAGCGGGATGCAGGCGCAGCGGCCGGTGTCGGGGCTGGTGAAGCTGCCGTTGCTGATGTTCGTGCAACGCGGATTGGTGTAGTGCCAGGGCTGATGCACCACGACGTTTTCCATGAAGATGTGCTCGTAGCGTCCCGGATTGGTCTCGCTCTCCCGTTGCAGGCAGAGCTTGAACGTTCCCTGGGGGAGGTACCAGTTGCCGGTACTCGCCCAGCCGATGGTGCCGATGGGGGCGAACAGCGGGCCGCTGCCGCTTTCCGGCATCCAGTCGCCCTGTTCGGGATAGAGCAGCGTATATTCTTCCACACACACCATCAGCCACGAGCTATGGCTCATGTTCGCCACGTTGATGCAGCCCGAGCAGCGCGCATCGCGGGCGCGGCTGGTGATGAACCACGGGGAGAGTTGGAAAGTCTGCGCGCTGATCTTGCGGGTAGCCGGATCATACGAAGAACTGAAGAACTCGGCCTGCCCGGTGGTGGGGTTCTTCCGCCACAGAGCGACTTCTTCGGGATTCTGTCCTTCGGGGACCGGGACGGTAATCTCGACGGGACGGGCAAAGGTGAAGCCCTCGGGACCGAACTGATAGATGTCCGAGATCACCGGCTCGCCGGTCGGCGGCGTCACCAAAATATTGTTGTTTCGCTCGACGGAAAACACCATCGTGCCGACATTGCCGTTTTCGAGTGGCGGCACTGCGCCCACCGGAACGGAAATGCGCGCTCCGAGCGGAGTTTCAATGGTGCCGGAGTTGTCGGAGCGCACGGCGCCGCTGGCGTTGTCGGGGGCGGCCGCTTGGACGACGGCGAAATTGGCGTCGCTAACGTCAAATACGTTGGCGTCCGTAGCATCCGCGACCCTTATCCGGCAGCTACTCGCAGGCGTTTGGAACACCGTCCAATCGTAGCTGTTGGCATTGGTCATGTTCGTAGCTGCGTTCGTCCAGTTGTTGCCTCCATCCGTTGACCAGTCAATCGTGACCGTGGAGACATTGCTACTGTTCCAGGTAACTTGATGGATGCTTCCGGTTTGCCAGGATTCCCCGCCATTGGGGGAGGTGATGGTGATGGAACGTTGGGGAACCGGTTCGTCATCATCGCTGGGACAGCCCAAGAAGATCAGGGCGGGGATGATGAGCAGAATCCAAAGCCATTTTTTCGACATGGGAACCTCAGATATTGGATTGTGTGAGTCGGATTAGCGGAAAGAGTCAGCAGGTAGAGGTTGCTCTTGTGGCAACCGTCACAATTTAGTGAAGAGCGCCGTCTTAGTCAACTATCAGTCCGAACCCGGCGGAATGGAAACGGGGCGCGGAAGATCCGCGCCCCATTTCCTCGGTTCCTATCCAAAGGAAGCTCGCGGTTATCGTTCCGGACCTCCTCCGGAGCAATCCACCACCACTGAGTACTTCCGGTATTCTCCGGCAATTACAGCCGGTGGATACCAGAACATCTGAGACCCGGCAGTACCGGTAACAATGTCTTCAAACACCCAGGTTCCTCCGGGCGGCGGGCCGACTTCATGGGGATCTGCGGTGCCGTAGATCTTGTAGGCGGCCGTTTCGGGAGCCCACCAAGCCAGTCTCATGCCCACTCCGGTTTCCGGATTGGGAGCTTGAATCACCATATTGGTCACCGGCCAGCACGGTCCTTCACCGATGGTCACGCAGTAGCACACCGGTTCCTTGTAGGGATTGGAGTACTCGAAGATGAGGTGCCAGTTCACTCCGTCAAACCAGAACCGGTAGCAGTAGTCATGCGGGCCGCCCGGACGGCACTCGGGATGGTATAGGCAGTCGTCGAACGGTGGGCCGAAGCAGCCCGGAGTGATGGTCACGGTCGGGGGGAAGGGCATGGGTGGTGTGTTCAAAAGGATGTCGTAGATCTTGTGACAGACCACAAAGCACTCGGCATCGTTGTCATTCATCGAAGGCGGTACGTGGTCGCCCACGCAGGGGGTGATCGGATCCCACCGCTGGAGGGTGCCGGGCGGGGTGACGATGACCGTCTCCTCGTAATGCAACCGCCCGAAAATCGGATCGAGGAACTGCGCCACTACTGCCAGTTGGAATGTCTGTCCTGCGGCAAGTGTCCCTGGGCCGACCGGAAACTCCCAGGTGGTGTAATCCGGTCCCACACCCATGAACGGGACGTTGATGGAGACACCCGGCTCGGCGGTCACGATAAGGTCACCGTCAGCCGGCGGCCCACCCATCGAGGTCCACAGCGTGACGTCGAACATCTGATTCGCTTCGTCCAGCGACGCGAGCAGATAGGCTTCGTAGGGAACCGGTGTGATCGAACTGATTTCCACACAGTAGCAGACCGGTTCAATCTGCTCGTTCGAGTACTCGAATTCGAGAATCCAACTGCCTCCAACCTTGAAGACCCGGTAGCGGTAGTCGAATAGTCCCCCGGGTACGCAGGTCGGATCCATGCAGTTGGTGATCAGCGGATCGCAGCCCGGAGTCACGGTCACGAGGGGGATTCCCGGTCCGGGGAAATCGAGCAGAACGTAGTAAACGTCGTGGCAGACGATGAAACACTCGGGCTGTCCGAAGTACAGTACAGATGGCACATTGTCGCCGGTGCACTCGCCGCCGACGTCAAACGGTATCAATCCTCCGGAAAGGTCCATCTCGACCAATTCGGTCTCGACCTCGTCGGGCTGGTCCGGATCATCATAGTCAATTTCCACGAAGATCTGGCAGCGGCGGTTGGGATTGTACGGTTCGGGCGCGGTCGGCTTGCCATACACCACCCAGTCCGCGCCCACGCCCGCAAACGTCCACGTCGTCTCTTCAAAGTAGAGTTCGGGCGGATCGGCCCAGACGGTGATCGTACCGCTTAGATCACACGGATCAACACCACCGGGATCGCGCGCCAGCAGGCTCACCTTGAGAAGCTGATTCTCGGCATCGAGAGCGACAAGTGTGTGCGTCTCGCACGGCTCGTGCTCGGCCGCGACCGTTACACAGTAGCAGACCGGCTCGATTTGCTCGTTGGAGTACTCGAACTCGAGCTCCCAGTGATCGCCGGCCCACCACACGGTGTAGCGATAGTCAAACGGGCCGCCCGGCCTACACGCGGGATCGGGCAGGCAGGGGTCGTGCGGGGGGCCGTAGCAGCCCGGTATCACACTCACTATCGGTGGACTGGCCGGATCGGTGGCGTCGGAAATCGGAATGTGATAGATGCGGTGACACACCTTGAAACACTCGGAGGTTCCCGTCAACATCTCCAGCGGAACGACGTCTCCGGTGCACTCGCCGCCGACATCCAGAATATTCAAATAGCCGTTGCTGTTCACGATCACGTCTTCGGTCAGCCACCGGTCGGGATAGGCCGGATCGGTGTAGTTGATGTAGGCGACAAGCTGGAAGGTTTCCCCGGGGCTAAAACTGCCGGGATCCACGTTGGGCGACACCGTATGCCATTCCGTGAACACGTCGAAGAACGAGTCAATATACGGGCCGATGGTGGCTCCCGGGGGAATGGAAAAGATGGTAATGAAGCCGTCGGCGGGACACTCCCATCCCTCATTGCTGTGCGTGCGCACGGAAACCTCAAACTGCATGTGTCCTTCGTCCAGCGCGGCGAGTTGGAAGGTCTCGCAGTCGTAGGGGACGTTGCCCTCGTAAGTCACGCAGTAGCAGACCGGCTCGACGTAGGGATTGGAGTACTCGAAGCGGAGAATCCAATCCACGCCGTTGTGATAGACGTCATAGACGAAGTCCTGCGGGCCGCCGGGGACGCAGGGAGTCAACACACAATTGTCCATCGGTTGTCCCTGACAACCGGGGGTGACCGAGATAATTGGACGTCCGCCGCCTTCATTGTAGAGGAGTACGGTTTCGTAGATGCGATGACAAACCTGAAAACACTGCGACTCAAGGGGTACCATGCTGGGAGGTACCCAGTCTCCCATGCAAGGTGGTTCGGGATTCCACGGCGCGAGTGTGCCCATCGGAGTAACGATCACAGGCTCTTTGTAGGCAACTTGTCCTTCAAAGGGATCGCTGCCCGGCCCGAAGATATCGCACTCGATGATGATCTGGAAATTTTCTCCGGGGTTGGTCGTTAGACTGGGATGGACCGGGAATTCCCAGGTGTGGGGCAGGCAGAATACGTCGAAAAACGATTCCACCCACCAGTCAGGATCAATCTTACCCGGCGGATTAGTCGTCACCGTGAATTCTCCGTGCCACGGCCACGTGCAGTCGCTCGACCACAGGCTCACGTCCAGCGTCTGATGAGCTTCGTTCATCGCACAGAGTAAATACGGCTCCTGCGGCAGCGGCGTGTATCCGTCCAGAGTCACGCAGTAACAGGCCGGCACGTGTTGTGGATTCGAGTGCTCGAATTCGAGGAACCACGTTCCGCCGATGCGAAGAACGTCATAGCGGTATTCGCCCGGCAGACCCGGATCGCATAGTGGATTGGAGCAGGGCGTGGACATCGGCCCGCAACCTTCTTGCACGATCACGCTGGGTATGCCCGGCCCCGGGAAGATGAGCGGGATGTAGTAGATGTCGTGGCAGACGATCATGCATTCAGGAACACCCAGCACGAGTTGTTCGGGAACATAGGCTGACGGATCGCAGCTGATCTCCGGTCTTAGCGTCCGCGCGCCTTTCTGGGTCGAGTAAATCACGTATTCGACGGCCCACTGATCCGTGTACTCCGGACACATCGGCTCGGGCCCATAGCTGAAGTAGGCTGCCAACATACACGTGTCGCCCACATCAAACGCCCCGGCCGCCACGGGAATGTGCCATGTGTAGGGTTCAGAACTGGCTTCGAGACTCTGAACGGGAATGCTGATGTACGCGCCGGGGGGATAGGAGAAGACCTCCATGGTGCCGCACGCCACGTGGAGCGGGTTGGTCGTCCAGACCGTCAGGTCGAGCGTTTGCATCTCGGCATTCATTACCGCCAAATGCTTCACATTGTATCCCTGCGGCTGATTGCCGGTGTAGCTCACACAATAGCAGCGCGGCTCGGCGGCCGGATTGGAGTATTCAAACTCCAGGACCCAGCGGGTGCCCGATGCATAAACCTTGTAGACATAGTCCGTCGGAGCTCCCGGGACGCAGGGTTCCATCGCGCAATTGATCCCCGTGCAGCCGGGAGTAACACTGATGTTGGGCCGGCCCAGTACTAGACGCGATCCCAGATCCACATAGTAGATGCGGTGGCAAACCTTGAAGCAAGCCGAGGTCATTGGGCCCATGGAGGGAGGCACTTCGTCTCCCATACAGGGGGTGGGTCGCACAATCACCAGCCGGCTCAGTCCCGGGTCCCACATCACCTGCTCGGCATAGACCAGATCGGTGTAGGCGGGATCCTCGAAATCCACCATCGCGTGAATCAGGAACGGCATCATTGGCGGCGGCGGCGCCATCACAACGACTTCCGGTTTCACGCGGTACACTTCCGTGAATACGTCGAAGAAGCTATCCACATAGGGGCCGAACTCGATTCCCGGAAACTCGCTCATCAAGGTGATGTGCCCGCTGGCCGGACAATGTCCGTCATTCGTCCACGTCGATACGGCAAACCGTTGCGGAGTTGCATTCTCATCCAGGCATCCTAGCAAATTACCGCTGCACTGGGCCCAGATCGGTGAAACCCAAAACAGCGGTACTACGACGAGGACCCACAAAATTGCTTTTTCTGAAGCCCTCATTGTCTTCTCCTCTCTTCGCGACATCTGCCACTTCCGTTGGGTTTTTCGTGATGAACACAGCGGATCAAGCAGAGCGGCTTGTTCGTGATATGATTCACTTTTGCTTTCCTACTCATAGCTCTCAGAAGAAATATAAGACCATCGGCAAGGTGTGCAATAGCATGGAAGAGAATTGGTTAAAATCTAAGAGATCGTCATCGTGGACGTGCGAATCCATAATTACATCTGAACCGTCATATTTACAGTGGCCTATCCGCTCCGTATCTTGCTTCCGCATGATTTCCGCAACAGCGTTCCTTTAGTGGACTTCAGGGTAAGCAAATATGCCTCTCCGGATTCCCTGTCTATTTGACCGCATTTGACCCTGCCGGCCGATATGACTATGAGGGGATTGCAATGATTTTGTATATTATGAATCAGGTCATTTGGAGTGTGAAATCGTGACGGACATTCTTCTCAAAAACATCCGAGCCCTCTTTCTGAGCGAGACCCGCGAGCTTGGCGACACCGATCTGCGCATTTCGGACGGACGGATTGCGGCAATCGGATCGGATTTGGTCGCGCCCCATGGCGCACGGATTCTCGATTGTTCGGGGAAAGTGGCGTTGCCGGGCTTGGTCAACGCTCATCATCATTTCTTTCAGTCATTGACGCGTTGCCTGCCCGCCGCGCAGGAGTCGGGGCTGTTCGACTGGTTGACCTACCACTATGGCGTGTGGCGGCAGGTGCGGGCCGAATCGGTGTACGCGGCGGCGAGACTTGCCATCAGCGAGCTTGCGCTGTCGGGCTGCACGGCCACCGCCGACCATCACTACCTTTTTCCGCCCGGCGTGACGGAAGACCTGATCGGAATCGAGATCGAGGCCGCCCGTGAGATCGGGATTCGTTTCTGCGCCACTCGCGGTTCGATGACGCTCGGCAATGCACACGGCGGACTTCCCCCCGACGATCTTGTGGAATCCGACGATCGCGTGCTCAAAGCCTGCGAAGAGACCGTTGCCCGCTATCACGATCCCGCGCCGTTCTCGATGTGCCGCATCCACATCGCGCCGTGCAGCCCATTCAACGTCACGACGGAACTTTTGCGCGACAGCGCCGATCTGGCTCGCAGCCTCGGGGTGAGATTGCACACGCATCTGGCCGAGACGGAAGACGAAGACAAGTTCTGTCTGGAGAAATTCGGCAAGCGGCCGCTCGATTACATGGAAGAACTGGGCTGGCTGGGCGCGGACGTGTGGTTTGCGCACGGAATCTATTTCACGGACGGCGAGCTGGATCGTCTGGCGCGCGCGGGCGTCGGGATCTCGCATTGTCCCTCCAGCAACCTGCGGCTGGGATCGGGTTTTTGTCGGGTGCCGGAGATGCTGCGGCGGGGCGTTCCGGTGGGACTTGCGGTGGACGGCAGCGCCTCCAACGACAGCGGAGACCTGCTGGCCGAACTGCGGCAGGCGATGCTGCTGGCTCGCGGGCGGTGGGGAAGCGCGGCGCTCACCGCCCGGCAGACGATCTCGCTGGCGACGGCGGGATCGGCGCGGCTGCTCGGATTCGCGGAGAGCGGCACGCTGGAAGTCGGCAAGGCCGCCGATATCGCGCTGTTCGATCTGGACGAGCTGGCCTATGCGGGGGCGGCCGATCCGATTGCAGCATTACTCTTTTGCGGCGGAAGCCATCGCGCGTGGCTGGTAATCACGAACGGAGAAGTCATTGTCGAAGACGGCCGGCTCGCTGGTGCCGATGAAGAAGAAATTCGCTATCAGGCCGTTTACGAAGCGAAGAAGCTGTGGGATCGAGCCGGACTTTGAGGGGAGAGCGAACCACTCCATGAACTTTTACCCGACTTCGGGATTCTATTAATAAAGGAGAGTCCCCATGAAGCACCCATATTCGATATCCCTTCTCACCGGGCTTCTGGCACTGGTGATTCTTTTGCCCGTGAGCGACAGCGCCGCCGATGACATCGTCCGGCCCGAAGAGATCCAGAGCAAGCGGCTGGTCGTCTACGACGACGCAACCTATGTGAAGCTGGCCCGGCAGTGGAAGGAGTACAACGGCAAGTTTCCCTCGGAGTACGCCTATGCCAACTGGATGTACGCCGCCCGCTACGCGAGCGACGAAAACTACTCCAAGCTGCTGGCCAAAGGAGTGAAGAAGTACCCCGCCAATCCCACGCTTCTCTACCTGAAGGCGCTCGAACACCACGGGATGACTCAGAATGCAGAAGGCCGGGCTTATCTCGAGCGAGCCATTGCCCTCGATTCGAAGTTCGTGGATCCGTGGTTTGTGCTGGTCACGCACTATATGGACGCGCGCGATGACGGGCAGCTCGACGTGGCTCTGCGTCACCTGCTGGAAAGCGGTTACATCAGCGATGACGTGATGGATTACAACTACAATCTGCTGGCTTGCATGGACGCAAATGGCATTCTGATCACCAACGGCGACAACGACACGTATCCGGGTTGGATTCTGACGCGGATCGTGAAGTATCGCCCCGATCTTGCGATCGTCAATCGCAGCCTGCTCAACACCACGTGGTATCCGGTCTGTCTGATCGAAAAAGGACTTCCGCGCTTCATCGCTTCGAATGAAGTGGAATCATTCCGCAGTTCGATTCTGAAAGAGATGAAGGACAAAAAAACTTTGATGGGGCCGGGCGGGCCGTTCGGAGACACGCTGATGGTGAGGCTGGTGGAAGCCGCCGCCCGCGCGGGAAGACCGGTCTATCTCTCGCACACTCTGTATGAATCCCCGACCGTGAAGCGGCTCAAAGAGAGCGGCCGCAACCTCGGGCTGCTCACGCTGGTCACGCCGACCACGGAACTCTACGGCTCGCAACTTCGTAACCTGTTTGCGCGCTGGCTGTCGGACTTTCGCACGGGCGGACTCGACAGTTGGCGGCTGCGGGCGGCGCCGGAAACCGATGCGGGCCGAATGATTCTGCAAAACTATGCGGGCGGCCTGGCTATGCTGCTCGATTCTCTGCGCGCCTACGCTCCCGAACTGCGCGGACCGCTCTTCGAGTGGTA
Coding sequences within:
- a CDS encoding right-handed parallel beta-helix repeat-containing protein, coding for MRQLLAIVLLLVCAGVSFSQLSGPLSGTLGPGWYTVIGDIQVDTSAALTILAPTTLDFQDTFSFKVYGVLTAGSQSGGNVLFTTSRTAPNRWRGLRFLGPASTPSQLTYCIIENGWATGPTLADQCGGGVYIYQSSPTFLYCSMHNNYADACGGGVYSEYSRAVFDTCSITWNTAFSSHPANFWGGGGVLCVYGAERFTFCIITNNVTIMGNGGGAWIERDSALFNDCEISFNSALSLDGGGVYCFWYAVPTFTNCGISADTAMRDGGGTWCDNTSSPTYNFCTLSDNVAGGSGGGAFCQDSPPPMGPAYNSCIVAYSMGEGIYFLNSSGSAISYGDFFGNSAGDFGGAVPPGLNIISGVNANGDPCDAFTNIFGDPSFVYRPYDLHLQTASRCIAAADPLLPVFTDFESDVRPNPPGSSPDIGMDENPLGVPGGALGPITDLVIRPDFPGTGNVILYWSPVAGATFYTVYGKTTPGATGTPLASGVTGSAWMDNNTSSRPSPYFYYVTVVSP
- a CDS encoding 8-oxoguanine deaminase, producing the protein MVTDILLKNIRALFLSETRELGDTDLRISDGRIAAIGSDLVAPHGARILDCSGKVALPGLVNAHHHFFQSLTRCLPAAQESGLFDWLTYHYGVWRQVRAESVYAAARLAISELALSGCTATADHHYLFPPGVTEDLIGIEIEAAREIGIRFCATRGSMTLGNAHGGLPPDDLVESDDRVLKACEETVARYHDPAPFSMCRIHIAPCSPFNVTTELLRDSADLARSLGVRLHTHLAETEDEDKFCLEKFGKRPLDYMEELGWLGADVWFAHGIYFTDGELDRLARAGVGISHCPSSNLRLGSGFCRVPEMLRRGVPVGLAVDGSASNDSGDLLAELRQAMLLARGRWGSAALTARQTISLATAGSARLLGFAESGTLEVGKAADIALFDLDELAYAGAADPIAALLFCGGSHRAWLVITNGEVIVEDGRLAGADEEEIRYQAVYEAKKLWDRAGL
- a CDS encoding RNA-binding protein; this encodes MVNIYVGNLSYTVTDDDLKVLFESHGAVDRASVITDRMTGRSKGFGFVEMSNDAEAQAAITKLNETELQGRNILVNIARPQGERPRRPERRQRW